The proteins below are encoded in one region of Borrelia hispanica CRI:
- a CDS encoding HPr family phosphocarrier protein: MQTTIEITNKEGLHARPSSMISELANKYSYCNIKLITEDGREADAKSTVEIMILGILYKEKITIVANGKDEIEIIDRLKKLIQSNFKKEIQK; the protein is encoded by the coding sequence ATGCAAACAACAATTGAAATAACAAACAAAGAGGGACTACATGCAAGACCATCAAGTATGATTTCAGAACTTGCAAATAAATATTCCTATTGCAATATAAAACTAATTACAGAGGATGGAAGAGAAGCTGATGCAAAATCTACAGTTGAAATTATGATACTTGGCATTCTATATAAAGAAAAAATAACAATTGTTGCAAATGGTAAAGACGAAATTGAAATAATTGATAGGCTAAAAAAATTAATACAATCCAACTTTAAAAAAGAGATTCAAAAATGA